One genomic window of Malaciobacter molluscorum LMG 25693 includes the following:
- the rimO gene encoding 30S ribosomal protein S12 methylthiotransferase RimO → MKFSKEKPQKSLHLVSLGCTKNLVDSEVMLGKLSEYKLTNDNENADVIIVNTCGFIDSAKEESINTILNLHEQRKKDSVLVMAGCLSERYKEDLQKELPEIDVFTGVGDYDRIDELVQQKQSNFKNEVFLANDTNERVITGSNYHAYVKLSEGCNQACSFCAIPSFKGKLHSRTLESLVKEVKSLVSKGYVDFSFVSQDSSSFLRDLGHKDGLIDLINEIENIEGIKTARILYLYPSTTSLELIDKIADSKVFVNYFDMPLQHISESMLKIMKRGKGVEKLRELMSHMKSKPNSFVRTTFIVGHPGEKQEDFEKLCKYVEEFKFDRANVFSYSDEEGTTAYENENKIEQETIDNRAEALGEIIADTTISSLEEEIGKTFEVYVDNESDEHEYLLSARKTIWAPEIDGEIYINDNELEEQIEFGKMYKVKATELVGDKILATIIEKCN, encoded by the coding sequence ATGAAATTTTCCAAAGAAAAACCACAAAAAAGCCTACATTTAGTATCTTTAGGTTGTACAAAAAACCTAGTTGATTCAGAAGTAATGCTTGGTAAATTAAGTGAATATAAACTTACAAATGATAATGAAAATGCTGATGTTATCATTGTAAATACATGTGGATTTATTGATAGTGCAAAAGAAGAGAGTATTAATACAATATTAAATTTACATGAGCAAAGAAAAAAAGATTCAGTATTAGTTATGGCTGGATGTTTAAGTGAAAGATATAAAGAAGACTTACAAAAAGAGTTACCTGAAATTGATGTTTTTACTGGGGTTGGAGATTATGATAGAATTGATGAGTTAGTTCAACAAAAACAATCAAATTTTAAAAATGAAGTATTTTTGGCAAATGATACAAATGAAAGAGTAATTACTGGATCAAACTATCACGCTTACGTAAAATTAAGTGAAGGATGTAATCAAGCATGTTCTTTCTGTGCAATTCCTAGTTTTAAAGGAAAACTTCATTCAAGAACTTTAGAATCACTTGTAAAAGAGGTTAAATCACTTGTATCTAAAGGTTATGTAGATTTCTCTTTTGTTTCACAGGACTCTTCATCTTTTTTAAGAGATTTAGGTCATAAAGATGGTTTAATTGATTTAATTAATGAAATTGAAAATATAGAGGGAATAAAAACAGCTAGAATTTTATATCTATATCCATCTACTACTTCATTAGAGTTAATAGATAAAATTGCAGACTCAAAAGTTTTTGTAAATTATTTTGATATGCCTTTACAACATATAAGTGAATCAATGTTAAAAATTATGAAACGAGGAAAAGGTGTAGAAAAATTAAGAGAATTAATGTCTCACATGAAATCTAAACCAAACTCTTTTGTAAGAACTACATTTATTGTAGGTCATCCAGGGGAAAAACAAGAAGATTTTGAAAAGCTATGCAAATATGTTGAAGAGTTTAAATTTGATAGAGCAAATGTATTCTCTTATTCTGATGAAGAAGGAACAACTGCATACGAGAATGAAAATAAAATAGAACAAGAAACAATAGATAATAGAGCAGAAGCTTTAGGTGAAATTATTGCAGATACTACAATTTCATCATTAGAAGAAGAAATTGGAAAAACATTTGAAGTGTATGTAGATAATGAAAGTGATGAGCATGAATATCTATTAAGTGCGAGGAAAACTATTTGGGCTCCAGAAATTGATGGAGAAATTTATATAAATGATAATGAACTTGAAGAACAAATTGAGTTTGGTAAAATGTATAAAGTAAAAGCAACAGAACTTGTTGGTGATAAAATATTAGCTACAATTATTGAAAAATGCAACTAA
- the acpS gene encoding holo-ACP synthase — MIGIDVTSIDRIKRMFDKFGIKAYQRFLSEDEIKLVKRAETAAGFWAAKEAASKAIGTGIGKDCGFHDIKISKDELGAPKLKYKKHIRKKFNIKKSHLSITHDANLAIAVVKNSKKKK, encoded by the coding sequence ATGATAGGAATAGATGTAACTTCAATAGATAGAATAAAAAGAATGTTTGATAAATTTGGAATAAAAGCTTATCAAAGATTTTTAAGTGAAGATGAAATAAAACTTGTAAAAAGAGCAGAGACTGCAGCTGGTTTCTGGGCTGCTAAAGAAGCAGCTAGTAAAGCTATTGGAACAGGTATTGGAAAAGATTGTGGATTTCATGATATTAAAATATCAAAAGATGAGTTAGGTGCGCCAAAATTAAAATATAAAAAACATATAAGAAAAAAATTTAATATAAAAAAATCTCATCTTTCAATAACGCATGATGCAAACTTAGCAATTGCAGTAGTAAAAAATAGTAAAAAGAAAAAGTAA
- the panC gene encoding pantoate--beta-alanine ligase, whose translation MKILKTIEELKEVRNNITEGTIGFVPTMGALHDGHISLIKQARNENDTVIVSIFLNPTQFLPGEDLDNYPKKDEADKKICEMCKVDYLFMPDTSTMYEKEEVLIKAPNKSYILEGASRPGHFDGVLQVVLKLFNLTRPTNAYFGKKDAQQLTLIQQMVRNLFLNINIIPCDIVREKDGLALSSRNVYLNNEQRQEALKISKSLTKAGQLIGKKEFDVKTIKATMKEVMNSLDIEYIEVVNKDFEPIDTIELKNTIILVVARFGNTRLLDNLWV comes from the coding sequence TTGAAAATATTAAAAACTATTGAAGAATTAAAAGAAGTAAGAAATAATATTACAGAAGGTACTATTGGATTTGTACCAACAATGGGTGCATTACATGATGGACATATATCACTTATAAAACAAGCTAGAAATGAAAATGATACTGTTATTGTATCTATATTTTTAAATCCAACACAATTTCTTCCTGGAGAAGATTTAGATAATTATCCAAAAAAAGATGAAGCAGATAAAAAAATCTGTGAAATGTGCAAAGTTGATTATCTTTTTATGCCTGATACTTCAACTATGTATGAAAAAGAAGAAGTTTTAATAAAAGCTCCAAATAAAAGTTATATTTTAGAAGGTGCTAGTAGACCAGGACATTTTGATGGTGTTTTACAAGTAGTTTTAAAACTATTTAATTTAACTAGACCAACAAATGCATATTTTGGTAAAAAAGATGCACAACAACTAACACTAATTCAACAAATGGTTAGAAATCTTTTTTTAAATATAAATATCATTCCTTGTGATATTGTAAGGGAAAAAGATGGTCTTGCACTAAGTAGTAGAAATGTTTATTTAAATAATGAGCAAAGACAAGAAGCACTAAAAATATCAAAATCTCTTACAAAAGCTGGTCAACTTATTGGTAAAAAAGAGTTTGACGTAAAAACTATTAAAGCTACGATGAAAGAAGTAATGAACAGTTTAGATATTGAGTATATTGAAGTTGTTAATAAAGATTTTGAACCAATTGATACAATAGAATTAAAAAATACAATAATTTTAGTAGTTGCAAGATTTGGTAATACAAGATTACTTGATAACCTTTGGGTTTAA
- a CDS encoding ABC transporter permease: MKLLFKKLFYLIIMLFIISIISFLAINLAPNSFFASGELNPNITKESIEHLKAIYGLDKPLYMQYISWLKAILHLNFGISFSSGSLVKDEILQRLPITLILNISSMILIFVISLYLGIKAALNKSKTSDKVTTQLSLLSFSMPSFYLALILILIFAVNLKIFPIAGVHSVKDDGSLTYYLDFIWHLILPIFVIVFAGIGSLTLYVRSLVIEILKSDYIFYAKARGLSKKQILRYYILPNLYPPVITLLGLSLPGVIGGSVILESIFSIDGMGLLFYKSALAHDYPVIMGILIITAFLTLLGNILADVILLKLNPNYNNA; this comes from the coding sequence ATGAAATTACTTTTTAAAAAGCTTTTTTATCTTATTATTATGCTTTTTATAATCAGTATAATCTCTTTTTTAGCTATAAATTTAGCTCCAAATTCATTTTTTGCAAGTGGAGAATTAAATCCAAATATTACAAAAGAATCAATAGAGCATCTAAAAGCAATATATGGTCTTGACAAACCACTTTACATGCAATATATCTCATGGCTTAAAGCAATATTACATTTAAATTTTGGGATATCTTTTTCTAGTGGAAGTTTAGTAAAAGATGAAATATTACAAAGATTACCAATTACATTGATATTAAATATCTCATCTATGATATTAATATTTGTTATCTCTTTATATCTTGGAATTAAAGCTGCTTTAAATAAAAGTAAAACTTCAGACAAAGTTACAACACAATTATCACTATTAAGTTTTTCTATGCCATCTTTTTATTTGGCATTGATTTTAATACTTATATTTGCTGTAAATTTAAAGATATTTCCTATTGCAGGAGTTCATTCTGTAAAAGATGATGGAAGTTTAACTTACTATTTGGATTTTATATGGCATTTAATTTTGCCAATCTTTGTGATTGTTTTTGCAGGAATAGGAAGTCTTACTTTATATGTAAGGTCACTTGTAATAGAGATACTAAAAAGTGATTATATATTTTATGCAAAAGCAAGGGGACTTAGTAAAAAACAGATTTTAAGATATTATATTTTACCAAATTTATATCCTCCTGTTATAACTTTACTTGGACTTTCATTACCAGGAGTTATTGGGGGAAGTGTTATTTTAGAATCTATTTTTTCTATTGATGGGATGGGATTACTTTTTTATAAAAGTGCATTAGCACATGATTATCCAGTTATTATGGGTATTCTTATTATTACAGCTTTTCTAACACTTCTTGGAAATATACTAGCTGATGTAATTCTTTTAAAACTTAATCCTAATTATAATAATGCTTAA
- a CDS encoding flagellar hook-associated protein FlgK: MLNSLNVAQTGLAAAKAAVENISNNIANEHTPGYKRRVINQSELPHNDSRYYGRGVSASSAYRITSSYMSQNLLRATTKEAYFNEKGQMLGDIETIFKETDESGLSKDLNAYLKAIQNLRNDPSSEIYKHTVAEYAKILVNGMKSIYSDIQKAEELTKDSMKENVNDINQILKEIGKVNEQLAKTNVASNDLLDKRDELELKLSKYVDISSEVVNGTYTLKIGNVVAIGNNTVVRDISVKDTYSPQQDRYVNSDGKTSSVLNGVTFDNQDTITYKLNNKDEVSVRYGESLDTNGDGTPDLVVDETNYVRALAFKINSDPELSKKVTAYNGTYEELPDGSKVTDDSKDNYLLIESNTPGEKGKFAGRILVTEQTNASDPSTITNKSTVYRDEYQSNDGENSVQIYSADAPINLSSGILKAQSENLTTNSPNNKYAAYKNKLDALAQTLSDITDKYVKIGDDRYVSGETSTDNYTGDQSNIRSINLFSGGTVDTLEFNEDALNNLTQEDLDYLDSIGWNENISFEGRGQDNPGKKASSFSEYYQDLRVSVSSDKETANTELITQKAVKQSVQSSYDEVVKVDKDEEMLDLIKFQAAYTANAKIVTVVDEMLQTLLGMRR; the protein is encoded by the coding sequence ATGCTAAATTCTTTGAATGTAGCCCAAACTGGTTTAGCCGCTGCAAAAGCTGCAGTTGAGAATATTTCTAATAATATAGCTAATGAGCATACTCCTGGATACAAAAGAAGAGTAATTAATCAATCAGAGTTGCCTCATAATGATTCTAGATATTATGGTAGAGGTGTAAGTGCAAGTAGTGCTTATAGAATTACATCAAGTTATATGTCCCAAAACTTATTAAGAGCTACAACAAAAGAAGCGTATTTTAATGAAAAAGGTCAAATGCTTGGAGATATTGAAACAATCTTTAAAGAGACAGATGAAAGTGGTCTTTCAAAAGATTTAAATGCATATCTCAAAGCTATACAGAATTTAAGAAATGATCCAAGTTCTGAAATATATAAGCATACAGTAGCAGAATATGCAAAAATACTTGTAAATGGTATGAAATCTATCTATTCTGACATTCAAAAGGCTGAAGAATTAACAAAAGATTCTATGAAAGAGAATGTTAATGATATTAATCAAATCTTAAAAGAGATTGGAAAAGTAAATGAACAACTTGCAAAAACAAATGTTGCTTCAAATGATTTATTAGATAAACGTGATGAATTAGAACTCAAATTATCTAAATATGTAGATATTAGTTCAGAAGTTGTTAATGGTACATATACTTTAAAAATTGGTAATGTTGTAGCAATTGGGAATAATACTGTAGTAAGGGATATTTCAGTAAAAGATACATATTCTCCACAACAAGATAGATATGTAAATAGTGATGGTAAAACAAGTTCTGTTTTAAATGGAGTTACATTTGATAATCAAGATACTATTACTTATAAATTAAATAATAAAGATGAAGTAAGTGTTCGTTATGGAGAATCCTTAGATACTAATGGTGATGGAACACCTGATTTAGTTGTTGATGAAACAAATTATGTAAGAGCCTTAGCATTTAAAATAAATAGTGATCCAGAACTATCAAAAAAAGTAACTGCTTATAATGGAACATATGAAGAATTACCAGATGGTTCTAAAGTTACAGATGATTCTAAAGATAATTATTTATTAATTGAATCAAATACACCAGGGGAAAAAGGAAAATTCGCTGGTAGAATATTAGTTACAGAACAAACAAATGCAAGTGATCCAAGTACAATTACAAATAAAAGCACTGTATATAGGGACGAGTATCAAAGTAATGATGGAGAAAATAGTGTTCAAATCTATTCAGCTGATGCACCAATTAATCTCTCTTCAGGTATTTTAAAAGCACAATCAGAGAATTTAACAACAAATTCTCCTAATAATAAATATGCTGCATATAAAAATAAATTAGATGCACTTGCTCAAACATTAAGTGATATTACAGATAAATATGTGAAAATAGGTGATGATAGATATGTAAGTGGTGAAACATCAACTGATAATTATACAGGTGATCAAAGTAATATCCGATCTATTAATCTTTTTTCAGGTGGAACAGTAGATACTTTGGAATTTAATGAAGATGCTTTAAATAATTTAACTCAAGAAGATTTGGATTATTTGGATTCTATTGGTTGGAATGAAAATATATCATTTGAAGGTCGTGGACAAGATAATCCTGGTAAAAAAGCTTCATCATTTTCAGAATATTATCAAGATTTAAGAGTTTCTGTTTCTTCAGATAAAGAAACAGCAAATACAGAATTAATTACTCAAAAAGCAGTTAAGCAATCAGTTCAAAGTAGTTATGATGAAGTGGTAAAAGTTGATAAAGATGAAGAGATGTTAGATCTTATCAAATTTCAAGCAGCATATACTGCAAATGCAAAAATAGTTACAGTCGTAGATGAAATGCTACAAACTTTATTAGGTATGAGAAGATAA
- the ruvX gene encoding Holliday junction resolvase RuvX, with amino-acid sequence MKLASIDIGLKRIGVAICLTSNIVTPKNAILRKNRNQAANDIKAFLKEWEIEKLIVGKPSASEEMQRRIAHFVNLLELNIPFEYCEENMSSIEAEDMIKGEIKYKRDGRIDSLAAKIILERYLSKK; translated from the coding sequence TTGAAACTAGCTAGTATTGATATTGGTTTAAAAAGAATTGGTGTTGCTATTTGTTTAACTTCAAATATAGTAACACCCAAAAATGCAATTTTAAGAAAAAATAGAAATCAAGCTGCAAATGATATAAAGGCTTTTTTAAAAGAGTGGGAAATTGAAAAGTTAATAGTAGGTAAACCTAGTGCAAGTGAAGAGATGCAAAGAAGAATAGCACACTTTGTAAATCTTCTTGAACTTAATATTCCTTTTGAGTATTGTGAAGAGAATATGAGTTCTATTGAAGCAGAAGATATGATAAAAGGCGAAATAAAATATAAAAGAGATGGAAGAATTGACTCTCTTGCAGCTAAAATTATTTTAGAAAGATACCTAAGTAAAAAATAG
- the fliD gene encoding flagellar filament capping protein FliD — protein MADGILGLGTGKSNTLNQELIDKLKAADRKGQVEPLERDLENLKKENEKKDEIMEKYNALLEAIKNFDLFTTSGINALQQKSASQTGSSVVFDAADVSKLGTGTTTVDIKGLAQRDVFQSNTFDETTRKEGKVDLGTLSIAVGSGDAVNIDTNGKTYDQVLAEINKVKGVSASIEEVGSGTYRIVIKSTNTGTDNALTISGDAGASLGYNDSANHTLVAKNMKAVVDGVEYESSSNTFTISGGLKITATSIGSSSLSVTDDVNGMMDGIQNFVDKYNEFVKMVQEELTNPETPISDKSSIRSLLDGIQNIVLGSFGQGSDEDKVSLFNFGFEMDTNTFELKFDSAKLQKAFDENFDEVYDLFIGKAESKGLGTQLVEYMNDQTRTDGIYDSYEKYLKKREETLNDEKEKAISKLDTKYSTMASQFAEYTAIITKMESSFSGLQLMIAQSKAGN, from the coding sequence ATGGCTGATGGAATCTTAGGTCTTGGAACAGGCAAATCAAATACATTAAATCAAGAGCTGATTGATAAATTAAAAGCAGCAGATAGAAAAGGACAAGTTGAACCTTTAGAAAGAGATTTGGAAAATCTTAAAAAAGAGAATGAAAAAAAAGATGAAATAATGGAGAAGTATAATGCTCTTTTAGAAGCAATAAAAAACTTCGATTTATTTACTACATCAGGAATAAATGCTCTTCAACAAAAATCAGCAAGTCAGACAGGTTCTTCAGTTGTCTTTGATGCAGCAGATGTTTCTAAACTTGGTACAGGAACTACAACAGTAGATATAAAAGGACTTGCTCAAAGAGATGTTTTTCAATCAAATACTTTTGATGAAACTACTAGAAAAGAGGGTAAAGTAGATTTAGGTACTTTAAGTATAGCTGTTGGAAGTGGTGATGCTGTAAATATTGATACAAATGGAAAAACTTATGATCAAGTATTAGCTGAGATAAATAAGGTTAAAGGAGTTTCTGCTTCAATTGAAGAGGTTGGAAGTGGCACATATAGAATTGTTATTAAAAGTACAAATACTGGTACAGATAATGCTTTAACAATATCAGGAGATGCTGGTGCAAGTTTAGGATATAATGATAGTGCAAATCATACCTTAGTAGCGAAAAATATGAAAGCAGTTGTTGATGGAGTTGAATATGAATCTTCTTCAAATACTTTTACTATTTCTGGTGGTTTAAAAATTACTGCAACATCAATTGGTAGTTCAAGTTTATCGGTTACTGATGATGTAAATGGAATGATGGATGGAATTCAGAATTTTGTTGATAAATATAATGAATTTGTAAAAATGGTGCAAGAAGAACTTACAAATCCTGAGACACCAATATCTGATAAATCATCTATTAGAAGTTTACTTGATGGCATACAAAATATAGTTTTAGGATCTTTTGGACAAGGTAGTGATGAAGATAAAGTTTCTTTATTTAACTTTGGTTTTGAAATGGATACTAATACATTTGAATTAAAATTTGATTCTGCAAAACTACAAAAAGCTTTTGATGAAAACTTTGATGAAGTATATGATTTATTTATAGGTAAAGCAGAGAGTAAAGGTCTTGGAACACAGTTAGTTGAGTATATGAATGACCAAACTAGAACAGATGGTATTTATGATTCTTATGAAAAATACTTGAAAAAGAGAGAAGAAACATTAAATGATGAAAAAGAAAAAGCAATATCAAAATTAGATACTAAATATAGTACTATGGCTTCTCAATTTGCTGAATATACTGCAATAATAACAAAAATGGAGAGTTCTTTCTCTGGACTACAACTTATGATTGCTCAATCAAAAGCAGGTAATTAG
- the fliS gene encoding flagellar export chaperone FliS → MGIEAYQQQNAVSDDPYVLILKLYEGLLKYLSFVKNAMENENIEQKFNYINKSIAIFDELRNVLDFDGGDVAYYLDGLYLYQIETLFSAGIDDNINSVNQVMKVTQGLIDAWKDETGL, encoded by the coding sequence ATGGGAATTGAAGCATACCAACAACAAAATGCAGTATCTGATGATCCATATGTACTTATATTAAAGTTATATGAAGGATTATTAAAATACTTATCTTTTGTAAAGAATGCTATGGAAAATGAAAATATTGAACAAAAATTTAATTATATAAATAAGTCTATTGCTATTTTTGATGAGTTAAGAAATGTTCTAGATTTTGATGGTGGAGATGTTGCATATTATCTTGATGGTCTTTACCTATATCAAATTGAGACACTATTTTCTGCAGGAATTGATGATAACATAAATTCTGTAAACCAGGTTATGAAAGTAACTCAAGGTTTAATTGACGCATGGAAAGACGAAACTGGTCTTTAG
- the tilS gene encoding tRNA lysidine(34) synthetase TilS, protein MQLNLEELTSSKNLLAFSAGVDSTALFFLLKENNISFDIAIVNYNLREQSKQEVEYAKYLANKFNKKIYLKEVNLSGSNFEKRARDIRYNFFEEIINKNNYNTLITAHQLNDKLEWFLMQLSKGAGLSELLGLQKIQNKSTYKIFRPILDISKEELEGFLVENKIDYFVDKSNFEEKYKRNYFRHNFSNQFLSEFKDGIKNSFEYLQEDLNSLNINFIEIFKEKELSIFEKVDDNNINIKVIDKHLKKIGILISKAQREEIIKQKESVISNKITVCLIDKYIWICPYIKEPMKKEFKEYCRKNKIPKLCRSYIYKENIKIDIF, encoded by the coding sequence ATGCAACTAAACTTAGAAGAATTAACATCTAGCAAAAACTTACTAGCTTTTTCTGCTGGTGTTGATTCAACTGCACTATTTTTTCTACTTAAAGAAAATAACATCTCTTTTGATATTGCAATTGTAAACTATAATTTAAGAGAGCAATCAAAACAAGAAGTTGAATATGCTAAATATTTAGCGAATAAATTCAATAAAAAAATCTATTTAAAAGAAGTTAATCTATCTGGAAGTAATTTTGAAAAAAGAGCAAGAGATATTAGATATAACTTCTTTGAAGAGATAATTAATAAAAATAATTACAATACTTTAATCACTGCACATCAATTAAATGATAAACTAGAATGGTTTTTGATGCAGTTATCAAAGGGTGCTGGACTTAGTGAACTACTTGGTTTACAAAAGATTCAAAATAAATCTACATATAAAATATTTAGACCTATTTTAGATATTTCAAAAGAAGAGCTTGAAGGTTTTTTAGTAGAGAATAAAATAGATTACTTTGTTGATAAGTCAAACTTTGAAGAAAAATATAAAAGAAACTATTTTAGACATAATTTTTCAAATCAATTTCTAAGTGAGTTTAAAGATGGTATTAAAAATAGTTTTGAATATTTACAAGAGGATTTAAACTCATTAAATATCAATTTTATAGAAATATTCAAAGAAAAAGAACTATCAATTTTTGAAAAAGTAGATGATAATAATATTAATATAAAAGTAATAGACAAACATCTAAAAAAAATAGGTATTTTAATATCAAAAGCACAAAGAGAAGAAATAATAAAACAAAAAGAGTCTGTTATTTCAAATAAAATTACAGTTTGCTTAATAGATAAATATATATGGATTTGTCCTTATATTAAAGAGCCTATGAAAAAAGAATTTAAAGAGTATTGCAGAAAAAACAAAATTCCCAAATTATGTAGAAGTTATATTTATAAAGAAAATATTAAAATAGATATTTTTTAA
- a CDS encoding methylenetetrahydrofolate reductase → MFKNFIQKLQEDKYLTLETTPQHEPTMHNIIERIKKFDLQHRVDGFSTTDNPLAKLKYNALFASMKLQQEFNKPVIATMSMRDRNKIALQSDLLGANEFDVRTILALTGDPAKMSDQPHSKGVFESNSSMLLKIIKSFNYGMDIAGHPFKIEPKQIYPFAVTNAYARSFSSLQKKMHNKIQNGAIGIITQPIFEIDNAKKLLEIFNEAKEDVIGNKKKAQLIFGIFPITKLRTALFLSAQVPGIHVPQEWIDKLELANQISSEEEYKVGMQLSKDLFTSIKKLHPKIHLMTANKFDLADEILS, encoded by the coding sequence ATGTTTAAAAACTTTATACAAAAACTTCAAGAAGATAAATATTTAACACTAGAAACAACACCTCAACACGAACCAACAATGCACAATATAATTGAAAGAATAAAAAAGTTCGATTTACAACATAGAGTTGATGGCTTTTCAACAACAGATAATCCTCTTGCAAAATTAAAATATAATGCACTATTTGCAAGTATGAAATTACAACAAGAATTTAACAAACCTGTTATTGCAACTATGAGTATGAGAGATAGGAATAAAATAGCCCTTCAATCTGATTTATTAGGTGCAAATGAATTTGATGTAAGAACTATTTTAGCACTTACAGGAGATCCAGCTAAAATGAGTGATCAGCCTCACTCAAAAGGTGTATTTGAATCAAATTCATCAATGTTATTAAAAATTATAAAATCATTTAATTATGGTATGGATATTGCAGGGCATCCTTTTAAAATTGAGCCAAAACAGATATATCCATTTGCAGTTACAAATGCATATGCAAGAAGTTTTTCTTCTTTACAAAAAAAGATGCATAATAAAATTCAAAATGGAGCAATAGGTATTATTACTCAACCTATATTTGAAATTGATAATGCAAAAAAACTTTTAGAGATTTTTAATGAAGCGAAAGAAGATGTAATTGGAAATAAGAAAAAAGCTCAGCTAATATTTGGAATTTTTCCAATTACTAAGCTTAGAACTGCACTATTTTTATCTGCACAAGTTCCAGGAATTCATGTACCACAAGAGTGGATTGATAAATTAGAACTTGCAAATCAAATCTCTTCTGAAGAAGAGTACAAAGTTGGTATGCAACTAAGTAAAGATCTATTTACAAGTATAAAAAAACTTCATCCTAAAATTCATTTAATGACTGCAAATAAATTTGATTTAGCAGATGAGATATTATCTTGA
- the serB gene encoding phosphoserine phosphatase SerB, with translation MKLAVFDFDSTLMDGETIDFLAKPLGLEQKVAKITEEAMAGRLDFFESLVERVSLLKGLEYQKAVEICKDLPLMPGAYETVKELKNMGYKVICFSGGFRIGTTPAKEKLGLDADFSNILHEKNGILTGLVGGDMMFGFSKGDMIKRVQSMLGVSIEDTLVAGDGANDVSMFPYASKKIAFCAKEVLKKQANIIVDKKDLTQILEHI, from the coding sequence ATGAAATTAGCAGTTTTTGATTTTGATTCTACATTAATGGATGGAGAAACAATAGACTTTTTAGCAAAACCTTTAGGTTTAGAGCAAAAGGTTGCAAAAATAACTGAAGAGGCAATGGCAGGAAGATTAGATTTTTTTGAATCTTTAGTGGAAAGAGTCTCTTTATTAAAGGGTTTAGAATATCAAAAAGCAGTAGAAATATGTAAAGATTTACCTTTAATGCCAGGTGCGTATGAAACAGTAAAAGAGTTGAAAAATATGGGATATAAAGTAATATGTTTTTCAGGAGGATTTCGAATAGGAACAACTCCTGCAAAAGAGAAACTTGGACTTGATGCAGATTTTTCAAATATTTTACATGAAAAAAATGGAATATTAACAGGTCTTGTTGGTGGAGATATGATGTTTGGATTTTCTAAAGGTGATATGATTAAAAGAGTACAATCAATGCTTGGTGTTTCTATAGAAGATACATTGGTAGCAGGCGATGGTGCAAATGATGTAAGTATGTTCCCGTATGCCTCAAAGAAAATTGCATTTTGTGCTAAAGAAGTATTAAAAAAACAAGCAAATATTATAGTGGATAAAAAAGATTTAACACAAATCTTAGAGCATATTTAA